The following proteins come from a genomic window of bacterium:
- a CDS encoding PTS sugar transporter subunit IIC, with product MAWRFMLAILLGGLCYLDRTAACQLMLHRPLVVATLMGAIFGNMAAGAQVGVVLELIYLARLPVGASIPPDDTGAAVFGGSAAAIASSSIGLDAGSFTALLLLSVVVAETGKVADRFVRKINVRIARLTMESVDRGDVQAVEQGLLAGLTLFAVTGMVLSLVFSGAGVAVSTELLPRFGPASRGSFSVLLPALPLLGAASVYSCSRTERTAVVFFLTMAAVFGGTVLFRWPA from the coding sequence ATGGCCTGGCGGTTCATGTTGGCGATCCTTCTCGGCGGGTTGTGCTACCTCGACCGGACGGCGGCGTGTCAACTGATGCTCCACCGCCCCCTTGTCGTCGCCACGCTGATGGGCGCGATCTTCGGGAACATGGCCGCGGGCGCCCAGGTGGGGGTCGTGCTCGAGCTGATCTACCTGGCCCGGCTTCCCGTGGGGGCGTCGATCCCTCCCGACGACACGGGCGCGGCCGTGTTCGGCGGTTCGGCCGCCGCGATCGCCTCCTCCTCCATCGGGCTCGACGCGGGGAGCTTCACCGCCCTCCTGCTGCTCTCCGTCGTCGTCGCGGAAACGGGAAAAGTGGCGGACCGTTTCGTCCGGAAGATCAACGTGCGGATCGCCCGCCTCACGATGGAGTCCGTGGACCGGGGGGACGTGCAGGCGGTGGAGCAGGGACTGCTCGCCGGCCTCACCCTGTTCGCCGTGACGGGGATGGTCCTTTCCCTCGTCTTCTCGGGGGCGGGCGTGGCGGTGTCGACGGAGCTGCTTCCCCGGTTCGGCCCCGCCAGCCGGGGGAGCTTCTCGGTCCTCCTGCCGGCGCTTCCGCTCCTGGGCGCCGCCTCGGTCTACTCGTGCAGCCGGACGGAGCGGACCGCCGTCGTGTTCTTCCTGACGATGGCGGCCGTTTTCGGCGGCACCGTGCTGTTCCGGTGGCCGGCATGA
- a CDS encoding PTS sugar transporter subunit IIB → MPLVLARIDCRLIHGQVVEAWVPHTSADSLIVANDDLAGNPFLRSVMELAVPPAIRVHFCRIDETMRVLADADRNGERIILLVASAADAVTLRKAGAAFDRLNIGNLHFAAGKVEITPSVFFAPEDFDALGWLRSHGVSVLVQGTPFEAGTSFEAERE, encoded by the coding sequence ATGCCCCTGGTGCTCGCCCGCATCGACTGCCGGTTGATCCACGGGCAGGTGGTGGAGGCGTGGGTGCCCCATACGTCCGCCGATTCCCTGATCGTCGCCAACGACGACCTGGCCGGAAATCCCTTCCTGCGCTCCGTGATGGAACTGGCGGTTCCACCGGCGATCCGAGTCCATTTCTGCCGCATCGACGAGACGATGCGCGTTCTCGCCGACGCGGACCGGAACGGGGAGCGAATCATCCTGCTGGTCGCCAGCGCCGCGGACGCGGTAACGCTCCGGAAGGCGGGGGCGGCGTTCGACCGCCTGAACATAGGAAATCTCCACTTCGCCGCGGGAAAGGTCGAGATCACTCCGTCCGTGTTCTTCGCGCCGGAGGATTTCGACGCCCTCGGGTGGCTCCGTTCCCACGGGGTATCGGTCCTCGTCCAGGGGACGCCGTTCGAGGCGGGCACATCCTTCGAAGCGGAAAGGGAGTAG
- a CDS encoding PTS sugar transporter subunit IIA, with translation MIGAVVVSHGALATELVRAAVIIVGKIEGVVAVDISPEMSVEAMHDAVEGAVRTVEDGDGVLLLTDMFGGTPSNIGLSFLGTHRVTVLTGVNLPMMVKFPMVREGVPLDELARLLQECGQRSIMIPGDMLKKKAEKKQEK, from the coding sequence ATGATCGGAGCGGTTGTCGTTTCCCACGGCGCTCTCGCCACGGAACTGGTGCGCGCCGCCGTGATCATCGTCGGAAAGATCGAGGGGGTCGTCGCCGTCGACATATCCCCCGAAATGAGCGTCGAGGCGATGCACGACGCGGTGGAGGGGGCCGTCCGGACGGTCGAGGACGGGGATGGCGTGCTGCTCCTCACCGACATGTTCGGCGGGACGCCCTCCAATATCGGGCTATCGTTCCTCGGCACGCACCGCGTGACGGTCCTGACGGGGGTGAATTTGCCGATGATGGTCAAGTTCCCGATGGTCCGGGAAGGGGTGCCGCTCGACGAACTCGCCCGCCTGCTGCAGGAGTGCGGCCAGCGCAGCATCATGATCCCGGGAGACATGCTGAAGAAGAAAGCCGAAAAGAAACAGGAGAAGTAG
- the rapZ gene encoding RNase adapter RapZ has translation MTAVDARALRADIVVVTGLSGAGKSTAIKVFEDLGYYCVDNLPPVLLPKIVDVVSEARGEGAQVALGMDIRGKEFLPALSRVLDELPGGRSAVHVLFLDAADEVLVRRFSETRRKHPLAAKGGALGAIRKERDILTSLREMADAVIDTSHFNVHQLRDALVQRYRREGAGDLKVTVISFGYRYGIPVEADMVVDVRFLANPNFVPALKRFTGLDRGVRDHVLGTRATKGFLRRLSDLLLFLLPLYRKEGKAYFTLGVGCTGGRHRSVAIAEALGDILGKGREAAVVIHRDLLRSSLPVKGMR, from the coding sequence GTGACCGCCGTCGACGCGCGGGCGCTCCGCGCCGACATCGTCGTCGTGACCGGGCTGTCGGGGGCGGGGAAGAGCACGGCGATCAAGGTGTTCGAGGACCTCGGCTACTATTGCGTGGACAACCTGCCCCCGGTTCTCCTTCCCAAGATCGTCGACGTCGTCTCCGAGGCGCGGGGCGAAGGAGCCCAGGTAGCCCTCGGGATGGACATCCGGGGGAAGGAATTTCTCCCGGCCCTTTCCAGGGTCCTCGACGAATTGCCGGGGGGGAGGAGCGCGGTCCATGTCCTGTTCCTCGACGCGGCCGACGAGGTGCTCGTCCGGAGATTCAGCGAAACGAGGCGGAAGCACCCCCTCGCGGCCAAGGGCGGCGCCCTGGGCGCGATCCGGAAGGAGCGGGACATCCTTACGTCCCTGCGCGAGATGGCCGATGCCGTCATCGACACCTCCCATTTCAATGTCCACCAGCTTCGGGACGCCCTCGTGCAACGGTACCGCCGGGAGGGAGCCGGCGACCTGAAGGTCACCGTCATCTCCTTCGGTTACCGGTACGGGATCCCCGTCGAGGCCGACATGGTGGTCGACGTCCGGTTCCTCGCCAACCCGAACTTCGTTCCGGCCCTCAAGCGGTTTACCGGGCTCGATCGCGGAGTCCGCGACCATGTCCTCGGGACCCGCGCGACGAAGGGGTTCCTGCGCCGCCTGTCGGATCTGTTGCTTTTCCTCCTCCCCCTCTATAGAAAGGAAGGGAAGGCGTATTTCACGCTGGGCGTCGGCTGCACCGGAGGCAGGCATCGGTCCGTCGCGATCGCGGAGGCGCTCGGCGACATTCTCGGGAAGGGGAGGGAAGCGGCGGTCGTGATCCACCGCGACCTGTTGCGTTCCTCCCTGCCCGTCAAGGGGATGAGATGA
- the hprK gene encoding HPr(Ser) kinase/phosphatase: protein MPISVKVFRDECCGPLRLRLLAGERGMGRGIEGIRVQEAGLALTGEVFPPRDGCVQVLGETEVDYFGRQEPERQREIAERFFAGPLPCAVVVGSLPAPAHFVEAAERASVPLFSSDFPAAGFIEEAGRHLYRLFTETSTVHGVLLDVIGVGVLLSGRSGIGKSECALDLVLRGHRFVADDVIHVDKLGPATVVGRGDDLTCHHMEIRGLGIINIRDLFGATATTRMKKIELVIRIEEWDPSREYDRLGLEEGTAEILGVLLPSLLIPVSPGRNLSTIVEVAVRNHLLKQLGVYSAREFLERQARRAGGSGSP, encoded by the coding sequence GTGCCCATCTCCGTGAAAGTCTTCCGGGACGAGTGCTGCGGTCCATTGCGCCTCCGCCTCCTCGCGGGGGAGCGCGGGATGGGCCGGGGGATCGAGGGAATCCGGGTCCAGGAAGCGGGCCTGGCGCTTACCGGCGAGGTGTTCCCGCCCCGGGACGGGTGCGTGCAGGTCCTGGGCGAGACCGAGGTGGACTACTTCGGCAGGCAGGAACCGGAGAGGCAGCGCGAGATCGCCGAACGGTTCTTCGCCGGTCCCCTGCCGTGCGCGGTCGTCGTCGGGTCGCTCCCGGCGCCGGCCCACTTCGTCGAAGCGGCGGAGCGCGCTTCCGTCCCCCTGTTCTCGTCCGACTTTCCCGCTGCCGGCTTCATCGAAGAGGCGGGACGCCACCTCTACCGGCTCTTCACGGAAACGTCGACGGTCCACGGCGTTCTCCTCGACGTCATCGGCGTCGGGGTTCTCCTCTCGGGGCGAAGCGGGATCGGCAAGAGCGAATGCGCCCTCGACCTCGTCCTCCGGGGCCACCGGTTCGTCGCCGACGACGTGATCCACGTCGACAAGCTCGGCCCGGCCACCGTCGTCGGCCGCGGGGACGATCTCACCTGCCACCACATGGAGATCCGGGGGCTCGGGATCATCAACATCCGGGACCTGTTCGGCGCGACCGCAACCACGCGGATGAAAAAGATCGAACTCGTCATCCGGATCGAGGAGTGGGATCCTTCCAGGGAGTACGACCGGCTGGGCCTCGAGGAAGGGACCGCCGAGATCCTCGGCGTCCTCCTGCCCTCCCTCCTCATCCCGGTCTCCCCCGGGCGGAACCTCTCGACGATCGTGGAGGTGGCGGTGCGGAACCACCTGTTGAAGCAGCTCGGCGTCTACTCCGCGCGGGAATTCCTCGAGCGCCAGGCGCGTAGGGCCGGGGGGAGCGGCTCCCCGTGA
- a CDS encoding PTS sugar transporter subunit IIA encodes MRIQDILPPGAVVDGLLAETKEGVLRELSEAICRRLPSLSPDRLTAILMDREGLGSTGIGEGVAIPHGKIPGIDRLVAVFGRSPGGVQFASLDGKPARLFFLILAPENSAGMHLKALARISRLLKDSRFRGRLLAAEGAEGLSQVLREEDERA; translated from the coding sequence ATGAGGATCCAGGACATCCTTCCGCCGGGGGCCGTCGTGGACGGGCTCCTGGCGGAGACGAAGGAGGGGGTCCTTCGCGAGCTTTCGGAGGCGATCTGCCGGCGGCTCCCGTCCCTTTCCCCCGACCGCCTCACGGCGATCCTGATGGACCGCGAGGGACTGGGGAGCACGGGTATCGGCGAAGGGGTGGCGATTCCCCACGGAAAGATCCCCGGGATCGACCGGCTGGTCGCCGTCTTCGGGCGCAGCCCCGGGGGGGTGCAGTTCGCCTCCCTCGACGGGAAGCCGGCGCGGCTTTTTTTCCTGATCCTCGCCCCGGAGAACTCCGCGGGGATGCACCTCAAGGCGCTCGCGCGCATCTCGCGTCTCCTCAAGGATTCCCGGTTCCGGGGGCGGCTCCTGGCGGCCGAGGGGGCCGAGGGGCTTTCGCAGGTTCTCCGGGAAGAGGACGAGCGCGCCTGA
- the raiA gene encoding ribosome-associated translation inhibitor RaiA — MNQINVTFRHVDPSQALKEYVTGKLGKIQKVVDKSFDAHVTLSVEKYRHIAEVFLTARGITIKAFESTEDLYSAIDLVCDKVERQLKKYREKRKDKEQTVIPEPMVSGSSLTIAEGEGRPRIVHTDNFLAKPMTVEDAARHLDLLRLDVVMFVNQETNQPSVVFRQQDGNIGFTEPAAR; from the coding sequence ATGAACCAGATCAACGTGACGTTCCGGCATGTCGACCCGAGCCAGGCATTGAAGGAGTACGTGACCGGAAAATTGGGAAAGATCCAGAAGGTGGTCGATAAGTCGTTCGATGCGCACGTCACCTTGTCCGTCGAGAAGTACCGCCATATCGCCGAAGTGTTCCTGACGGCGCGGGGGATCACCATCAAGGCGTTCGAGTCCACCGAAGACCTGTACTCCGCGATCGACCTCGTGTGCGACAAGGTCGAGCGCCAGTTGAAGAAGTACCGCGAGAAGCGGAAGGACAAGGAGCAGACGGTCATCCCCGAGCCGATGGTTTCCGGATCGTCCCTCACGATCGCGGAGGGGGAAGGCCGGCCCAGGATCGTCCACACGGACAACTTCCTGGCCAAGCCGATGACGGTGGAGGATGCCGCGCGCCACCTCGACCTGCTGCGGCTCGACGTGGTGATGTTCGTGAACCAGGAGACGAACCAGCCGAGCGTGGTCTTCCGGCAGCAGGACGGCAACATCGGATTCACGGAGCCGGCGGCTCGATGA
- the rpoN gene encoding RNA polymerase factor sigma-54, producing the protein MALELRQSLKLSQQLVMTPQLQQAIKLLQLSRLELQQAVREELEVNPALEETTEETAEEEAPPPAEAFTPPTPEEGPTPKEGDGLIDRVDWEYYFNEGSRDGRVDRDTDDEDGRPYYENTLTRRPNLPEHLETQLRLLDISDAEREAAFYLVGNIDENGYLKTTAEEAAQALSLPVEAVERAIARVQTLDPLGVGARDLRECLMIQAREKGEAFELPLRILADHFDLFSKGDVAGAARRLKLPKETVKEAFQKLVTLWPKPGREHSGDEVQYITPDVYLFKVDGKWVITLNDDGQPRLRLSTYYRRLLTGDAEGLPKEDREFLKQKVNAALWFIKSIEQRKRTIYKVVESIVKLQRDFLEMGPGHLRPLTLRDVAEDIEMHESTVSRVTSGKYVNTPHGIFELKYFFTSGLNREGGEEDIASKSVKEKIREIIRAEGENKPLSDQELMRLLRNQGIRIARRTVTKYRAAMGLLASSRRRKQF; encoded by the coding sequence ATGGCGCTGGAACTCCGACAATCTCTGAAGCTCAGCCAGCAGCTGGTGATGACCCCCCAGCTGCAGCAGGCGATCAAGCTGCTGCAACTGTCGCGGCTCGAACTGCAGCAGGCGGTCCGGGAGGAGCTGGAGGTCAACCCGGCGCTCGAGGAGACGACCGAGGAGACGGCCGAGGAGGAGGCGCCGCCGCCGGCGGAGGCATTCACGCCCCCGACTCCGGAGGAGGGGCCCACGCCGAAGGAAGGCGACGGGCTCATCGACCGCGTGGACTGGGAGTACTACTTCAACGAAGGGTCCCGCGACGGACGCGTGGATCGGGACACCGACGACGAGGACGGGCGTCCCTACTACGAGAACACCCTCACGCGCCGCCCCAACCTCCCCGAGCACCTCGAGACGCAACTGCGGCTCCTGGACATCTCCGACGCCGAGCGGGAGGCCGCGTTCTACCTGGTAGGCAACATCGATGAAAACGGGTACCTGAAGACGACCGCCGAGGAAGCCGCACAGGCCCTCTCGCTGCCGGTCGAAGCGGTGGAGCGCGCCATCGCACGGGTCCAGACGCTCGATCCGCTGGGAGTCGGCGCGAGGGACCTGCGGGAGTGCCTGATGATCCAGGCGCGGGAAAAGGGCGAGGCGTTCGAACTCCCCCTGCGGATCCTCGCGGACCACTTCGACCTGTTCTCCAAGGGGGACGTGGCCGGAGCCGCGCGTCGGCTCAAGCTCCCGAAGGAGACCGTCAAGGAGGCGTTCCAGAAGCTCGTCACCCTGTGGCCGAAGCCCGGCCGGGAACACTCGGGAGACGAAGTCCAGTACATCACCCCCGACGTCTACCTGTTCAAGGTCGACGGAAAATGGGTCATCACCCTGAACGACGACGGCCAGCCCCGGCTTCGCCTCTCCACCTACTACCGGCGGCTGCTGACGGGAGACGCGGAGGGGCTCCCCAAGGAGGACCGGGAGTTCCTGAAGCAGAAGGTCAACGCGGCGCTGTGGTTCATCAAGAGCATCGAGCAGCGAAAGCGGACCATCTACAAGGTCGTGGAGAGCATCGTAAAGCTGCAGCGCGACTTCCTCGAGATGGGGCCCGGCCACCTGCGGCCCCTTACGCTGCGGGACGTCGCCGAGGACATCGAGATGCACGAGTCGACCGTGTCGCGGGTGACCAGCGGCAAGTACGTGAACACCCCCCACGGGATCTTCGAGCTGAAGTACTTCTTCACCTCGGGGCTCAACCGCGAGGGGGGGGAGGAGGACATCGCCTCCAAGTCCGTCAAGGAGAAGATCCGGGAGATCATCCGCGCCGAGGGCGAGAACAAGCCGCTCAGCGACCAGGAGTTGATGCGGCTCCTGCGGAACCAGGGGATCCGGATCGCCCGTCGGACCGTGACCAAGTACCGCGCGGCGATGGGGCTGCTGGCCTCGTCGCGGCGGAGAAAGCAGTTCTGA
- the lptB gene encoding LPS export ABC transporter ATP-binding protein, giving the protein MDGLHKRYRRREVVKGVSLEARSGEVVGLLGPNGAGKTTIFYMMVGLVRPDEGIVRLNGEVVTDLPMHRRARMGLGYLPQEPSVFRKLTVRDNILAFLEETPLSPGERRERCEAILRDMRIAHVTDTLGYALSGGERRRVEIARALVLSPDFLLLDEPFAGIDPISVADLQQVILGLKERGIGVIMTDHNVRDTLKVCDRAYIISEGEILLAGKPGEIAASDRVREIYLGDDFSL; this is encoded by the coding sequence GTGGACGGGCTGCACAAGCGATACCGGCGCAGGGAGGTCGTCAAGGGAGTTTCCCTCGAGGCGCGGTCCGGAGAGGTGGTGGGACTTCTCGGCCCCAACGGCGCGGGGAAGACGACGATCTTCTACATGATGGTGGGGCTGGTTCGCCCGGACGAAGGCATTGTGCGGCTGAACGGCGAGGTCGTGACGGACCTCCCGATGCACCGACGCGCGCGGATGGGGCTGGGCTACCTCCCCCAGGAGCCGTCCGTCTTCCGGAAACTCACCGTCCGGGACAACATTCTCGCCTTCCTCGAGGAGACCCCCCTGTCCCCCGGGGAGCGGCGCGAGCGCTGCGAGGCGATCCTGCGCGACATGCGCATCGCGCACGTCACCGACACGCTGGGGTACGCCCTGTCCGGCGGGGAGCGGCGCCGCGTCGAGATCGCCCGGGCGCTTGTCCTGTCCCCCGATTTCCTGTTGCTGGACGAACCGTTCGCGGGCATCGACCCGATCTCCGTCGCCGACCTCCAGCAGGTGATCCTCGGATTAAAAGAGCGCGGGATCGGGGTTATAATGACGGATCATAACGTGCGCGACACGCTGAAGGTCTGCGACCGCGCGTATATCATCTCCGAGGGGGAGATCCTCCTCGCGGGAAAGCCCGGGGAGATCGCCGCGTCGGACCGGGTCCGGGAGATCTACCTGGGAGACGATTTCTCGCTCTGA
- the lptA gene encoding lipopolysaccharide transport periplasmic protein LptA, which yields MRIPRIIAVLSLMASLACGAWAQEGGSESTRELGSRPIDVTADRVSADSVRNTVTFEGNVVAKQGDVTLYADRIQTDYSREAKAIDRIEAEGNVRFVQVDREAHSARATFHNLEQRIVLSGAANLRQGQNTVKGETITIFLRENRSVVTGGKDGGRVQAVINPKGVMETSPK from the coding sequence ATGCGGATCCCACGGATCATCGCGGTCCTTTCGCTCATGGCGTCGCTGGCCTGCGGCGCCTGGGCGCAGGAGGGCGGGAGCGAGTCCACCCGGGAGCTGGGCAGCCGCCCGATCGACGTCACGGCCGACCGCGTCAGCGCCGACAGCGTGCGCAACACCGTGACCTTCGAGGGAAACGTGGTGGCGAAGCAGGGCGATGTCACGCTCTACGCCGACCGGATCCAGACCGACTACTCCCGCGAGGCGAAGGCGATCGACCGGATCGAGGCGGAAGGCAACGTCCGGTTCGTGCAAGTGGACCGGGAAGCGCATTCCGCGCGGGCCACCTTCCACAACCTCGAGCAGCGGATCGTCCTTTCCGGGGCCGCGAACCTCCGGCAGGGACAGAACACCGTCAAGGGAGAGACGATCACGATTTTCCTTCGGGAGAACCGGTCCGTTGTGACGGGCGGCAAGGACGGCGGCCGCGTACAGGCCGTGATCAACCCCAAGGGAGTCATGGAGACGTCGCCGAAGTGA
- a CDS encoding HAD hydrolase family protein encodes MSGPVVRQGAAAGAARVRLFLTDVDGVLTDGGIIFDGAGVETKRFDVRDGHGIKMLQRAGVAVGIITGRTSGVVAIRARELGIDIVRQGAFDKVAAWREILDGTGILPAETAYAGDDIVDLPLLRSVGFSAAPSDAEPYVLDAVQYVASRPGGHGAVREIVEFILHSRGSWDAVTAKYFSDGASR; translated from the coding sequence ATGAGCGGCCCCGTGGTGCGGCAGGGAGCCGCGGCGGGGGCGGCGCGGGTGCGCCTGTTCCTCACCGACGTGGACGGGGTGCTGACGGACGGGGGGATCATCTTCGACGGCGCCGGGGTCGAGACGAAGCGCTTCGACGTGCGGGACGGGCATGGGATCAAGATGCTGCAGCGGGCCGGGGTGGCGGTCGGCATCATCACGGGGCGCACCTCCGGGGTGGTCGCGATCCGGGCCCGGGAGCTGGGAATCGACATCGTTCGGCAGGGGGCGTTCGACAAGGTGGCGGCGTGGCGCGAGATCCTCGACGGGACCGGGATCCTCCCGGCGGAGACCGCCTACGCGGGGGACGACATCGTGGATCTCCCGCTGCTGCGCTCCGTGGGGTTCTCGGCAGCGCCCTCCGACGCGGAGCCGTACGTCCTCGATGCGGTGCAGTACGTCGCGTCGCGGCCCGGCGGGCACGGGGCGGTACGGGAGATCGTCGAGTTCATCCTTCATTCGCGCGGATCATGGGACGCGGTGACCGCGAAGTACTTTTCGGACGGGGCGTCCCGTTGA
- a CDS encoding KpsF/GutQ family sugar-phosphate isomerase: MKNDRIARAGKVLALEAAAIEGLRGKLDERFGKAVDLLLAARGKVVVSGMGKSGLIARKIAATLASTGTPAFFLHPAEGIHGDIGMVRRGDVVIALSNSGETEEIVRLMPVFQRIGLPVIALTGDAGSTLGRYADVTLDVGVREEACPLGLAPTASTTAALAMGDALAVVLFEEKGFSEEDFAKLHPGGALGRRLQTISDLMHTGDEIPLVSPDTPLKDALFTISAKRLGATGVADADGRLVGIITDGDVRRATSAGVDLFNTTAGSVMTPSPKGIASTELAAAALRRMEEFSITSLFVFDPRDPDRPVGIVHVHDLLKAGVG; encoded by the coding sequence ATGAAAAATGACCGCATCGCGCGCGCCGGCAAGGTGCTCGCACTGGAGGCCGCGGCGATCGAGGGGCTGCGGGGCAAGCTCGACGAGCGCTTCGGGAAGGCCGTGGACCTGCTGCTGGCGGCCCGGGGAAAGGTCGTCGTCTCCGGAATGGGAAAGTCGGGGCTGATCGCCCGGAAGATCGCGGCGACCCTCGCCTCCACCGGGACCCCGGCGTTCTTCCTCCACCCCGCGGAGGGAATCCACGGCGACATCGGCATGGTGCGGCGCGGGGACGTGGTGATCGCCCTCTCCAACTCCGGGGAGACCGAGGAGATCGTCCGCCTCATGCCCGTCTTCCAGCGGATCGGATTGCCGGTGATCGCTCTCACGGGGGACGCCGGCTCCACGCTCGGCCGGTACGCGGACGTGACCCTCGACGTGGGGGTGCGGGAGGAGGCGTGTCCCCTCGGCCTGGCTCCCACCGCCTCGACGACGGCGGCACTGGCGATGGGGGACGCGCTGGCGGTCGTGCTCTTCGAGGAGAAGGGATTCTCGGAGGAGGACTTCGCGAAACTGCATCCCGGCGGCGCCCTGGGACGCCGCCTGCAGACGATTTCGGACCTGATGCACACGGGGGACGAGATCCCGCTGGTTTCCCCGGACACGCCCCTGAAAGACGCCCTGTTCACGATCAGCGCGAAGCGGCTGGGGGCGACCGGCGTCGCCGACGCCGACGGGCGACTCGTGGGGATCATCACCGACGGCGACGTCCGGCGGGCGACCTCGGCGGGCGTGGACCTGTTCAACACGACCGCGGGCTCCGTCATGACCCCCTCGCCGAAGGGGATCGCGTCAACCGAGCTGGCGGCGGCCGCGTTGCGGAGGATGGAGGAGTTTTCCATCACCAGCCTGTTCGTCTTCGATCCCCGCGACCCGGATCGCCCGGTGGGGATCGTCCACGTTCACGATCTCCTGAAGGCGGGCGTCGGATGA
- the kdsA gene encoding 3-deoxy-8-phosphooctulonate synthase, whose amino-acid sequence MRQVSIANRFRVGPGCPLLLIAGPCVLESEELALSVAALLADLAARLPVNVVFKGSFDKANRSSRASYRGPGEAEGLRILAKVRERHGLPVTTDVHDPIQARAVAPRVDLLQIPAFLCRQTDLLVAAGETGVAVNIKKGQFMAPWDMRNAVGKVTSTGNENVLVTERGTTFGYNNLVVDFRGLPAIRESICPVVFDATHSVQLPGGAGNASSGERKYVAPLARAAVAAGVDGVFLETHPDPDRALSDGPNSLPLDGLEPLLRTLLAIRAAAAEATDEK is encoded by the coding sequence ATCCGCCAGGTATCCATAGCGAACCGCTTCCGGGTCGGCCCCGGATGCCCGCTCCTGCTCATCGCGGGACCGTGCGTCCTCGAGTCCGAGGAGCTCGCCCTGTCCGTCGCCGCCCTCCTCGCGGATCTTGCCGCCAGGCTCCCCGTCAACGTGGTGTTCAAGGGGTCCTTCGACAAGGCGAACCGCTCCTCCCGCGCCTCGTACCGCGGGCCGGGCGAGGCCGAGGGGCTTCGCATCCTCGCGAAGGTGCGGGAGCGGCACGGCCTTCCCGTCACCACCGACGTCCACGACCCGATCCAGGCGCGCGCGGTCGCCCCCCGGGTCGACCTTCTCCAGATCCCGGCGTTCCTGTGCCGCCAGACCGACCTGCTCGTCGCGGCGGGGGAGACCGGCGTGGCGGTGAACATCAAGAAAGGGCAGTTCATGGCGCCGTGGGACATGCGCAACGCGGTCGGGAAGGTTACCTCCACGGGCAATGAAAACGTCCTGGTGACGGAACGGGGGACCACCTTCGGGTACAACAACCTGGTGGTCGACTTCCGCGGGCTCCCGGCGATCCGCGAGTCCATCTGCCCCGTGGTCTTCGACGCCACCCACAGCGTGCAGCTTCCGGGCGGGGCGGGCAACGCCTCCTCCGGGGAGCGGAAGTACGTGGCCCCGCTGGCGCGGGCGGCCGTGGCGGCGGGCGTGGACGGCGTTTTCCTCGAAACCCACCCCGACCCCGACCGGGCCTTGTCGGACGGGCCGAACAGCCTGCCGCTGGACGGGCTCGAGCCGCTCCTCCGGACCCTGCTCGCGATCCGCGCCGCGGCGGCGGAGGCGACCGATGAAAAATGA